A stretch of Anoplopoma fimbria isolate UVic2021 breed Golden Eagle Sablefish chromosome 4, Afim_UVic_2022, whole genome shotgun sequence DNA encodes these proteins:
- the LOC129090315 gene encoding probable E3 SUMO-protein ligase RNF212, which produces MSYWVCCNSCFLPPSAERKLAVTTCGHVLCSVCYQKGKPGKCLICSAKCHVSPLSDKSSSEVKALFSDINYVATKHITEISKVIMFQARHQKRLVTHYQQRNENLEEVLVKMKKEMQQMAKKLNEQSAYISKLENSLQHQSAKVSSLPQMSHSSHTPHGQKSVLQIPYHSPMSLSRHSSMTNITENMDVDERSLFRKPNTVPRLSLISPPQDGRMGTVPHRSSNQNMLANHSARSSTVSRFQGSPMTHDISYGQSSGWKSPFFKPLSSFRHNMSSLVSPPPNQTHT; this is translated from the exons ATGTCCTACTGGGTCTGCTGCAACTCCTGCTTCCTGCCCCCCAGTGCTGAGAGGAAGCTGGCTGTCACGACCTGTGGCCATGTCCTCTGTAGTGTGTGTTATCAGAAAG GCAAACCAGGCAAGTGTTTAATATGCAGTGCCAAATGCCACGTATCACCTCTGTCTGACAAA AGCAGTTCAGAGGTGAAGGCTCTGTTCTCCGACATCAACTATGTGGCAACCAAACACATCACGGAAATCAGCAAA GTTATAATGTTCCAGGCAAGACATCAAAAGAGACTAGTGACTCACTACCAGCAAAGG AATGAGAATTTAGAAGAGGTATTAGtcaaaatgaagaaagaaatgcagcagATGGCAAA GAAGCTGAATGAACAAAGCGCCTACATCTCTAAGCTGGAAAACTCTCTCCAGCATCAAAG TGCTAAAGTTTCATCATTGCCTCAGATGAGCCACAGTTCCCACACTCCGCATGGACAAAAATCAG TCCTACAGATCCCGTATCACTCCCCCATGTCCCTCTCCAGACACTCCTCGATGACTAATAT CACTGAAAACATGGACGTGGATGAAAGGAGTCTGTTCAGGAAA CCGAACACTGTCCCCAGACTGTCATTAATCAGTCCTCCACAAGACGGAAGAATGG GTACCGTCCCTCACAGGTCGTCCAACCAGAACATGTTGGCCAACCATTCGGCTCGCTCATCTACAGTCAG tCGTTTTCAAGGATCTCCGATGACCCATGATATTTCATACGGCCAGAGTTCTGGATGGAAGTCTCCCTTCTTCaaacctctctcctccttcagaCACAATATGTCCTCCCTGGTCAGCCCTCCTcctaatcaaacacacacataa
- the si:ch211-255i20.3 gene encoding transmembrane emp24 domain-containing protein 11: MSLRGIGFLLQFYLMLAAAMYFDLGEQEEKCIIKEIPEDMLVTGHFLLEPWDLKKFSHSPHFGVTVTVRDPNHEVLMSKRYGKFGKLIFTAHASGQHFLCFQTNSTRFAVFAGERLKLHLDVQMGEHLIDPNTAKTKTNLQILEDSLRHLIDQMMYITRQQEYQREKEEVFRQISENTNSKVLWWAVVQTSVLLSVGIWQMKRLKDFFIAKKLV; encoded by the exons ATGAGTTTGCGAGGCATTGGCTTCCTCCTCCAGTTTTACCTGATGTTGGCAGCAGCCATGTATTTTGATCtgggagagcaggaggaaaagtGCATCATCAAGGAGATTCCTGAAGACATGCTGGTCACCG GTCATTTCTTGTTGGAGCCTTGGGATTTGAAGAAGTTCTCACATTCCCCTCACTTCGGCGTCACTGTGACAGTCAGAGACCCAAACCATGAG GTTCTGATGTCCAAACGTTACGGTAAATTTGGTAAACTCATCTTCACAGCTCACGCCTCTGGTCAGCACTTCCTTTGCTTCCAAACCAACTCCACAAGGTTTGCTGTTTTTGCTGGAGAGAGGCTG AAGCTACATTTGGACGTTCAGATGGGAGAGCACTTGATTGACCCCAACACTGCCAAGACCAAAACCAACTTGCAGATTTTGGAGGACAGCCTCAGACACCTCATAGATCAGATGATGTACATCACCAGGCAGCAGGAGTACCAGAGG gagaaagaggaggtgtTTCGTCAGATCAGTGAGAACACCAACAGTAAAGTGCTATGGTGGGCCGTGGTGCAGACCTCCGTCCTGCTGTCGGTTGGTATCTGGCAGATGAAACGACTCAAAGACTTCTTCATCGCCAAAAAGCTTGTCTGa
- the spon2b gene encoding spondin-2b, translated as MDTTRNILSISEALYHLIVMMLTLGQGVHSMPVPTDVPVCTASETAQYKLTFSGKWTPAAFPKQYPVYRPPAQWSNLIGVTHSSDYHMWQRNGFASNGVREFAEKGEAWTLMKEVEAAGERIQSVYGLLSAPAVVGGTGQTNTEFQVFARHSYLSFIVRLVPSPDWFVGVESIDLCEGDHWKDNVSLELFPYDAGTDSGFTFSSPNFETIPQDKITQITSSFPSHPANSFYYPRLKHLPPIAKVMLTRINKTNQIISLPLEPTQSNQLPTGNEIEDTLINTPLDCEVSVWSPWGLCKGKCGDSGVRHRTRYVVMHPANNGLACPLLEEERKCSPDNCL; from the exons ATGGACACCACAAGGAACATCCTCTCCATCTCCGAAGCACTCTACCACCTGATCGTCATGATGCTGACGCTGGGCCAGGGCGTCCATTCGATGCCTGTTCCCACTGACGTCCCCGTGTGCACGGCCTCAGAAACGGCCCAGTACAAGCTAACGTTTTCTGGCAAGTGGACCCCGGCAGCTTTCCCTAAACAGTATCCCGTGTACCGTCCACCTGCACAGTGGTCCAACCTCATCG GGGTGACCCACAGCTCTGACTACCACATGTGGCAGCGTAATGGGTTCGCCAGCAACGGAGTGAGGGAGTTTGCAGAAAAAGGCGAGGCCTGGACGCTCATGAAGGAAGTCGAAGCGGCCGGGGAACGCATCCAGAGTGTTTATGGGCTCCTGTCCGCTCCCGCTGTTGTGGGAGGCACAGGCCAGACGAACACGGAGTTTCAGGTCTTCGCCAGGCACTCTTAT CTGTCGTTTATCGTGCGTCTCGTTCCAAGCCCGGACTGGTTTGTGGGAGTGGAGAGCATCGACCTGTGTGAGGGCGACCACTGGAAAGACAACGTGTCGCTGGAGCTTTTCCCATACGATGCAGGAACTGACAGCGGGTTCACCTTCTCTTCTCCCAACTTCGAAACCATCCCACAGGACAAAATCACACAG ATCACTTCTTCCTTTCCTAGCCACCCTGCCAACTCCTTTTACTACCCCCGCCTGAAGCACCTGCCGCCCATCGCCAAGGTAATGCTGACTAGGATAAACAAGACCAATCAGATCATCAGCCTTCCTTTGGAGCCCACCCAGTCCAACCAACTGCCAACAGGAAACGAGATCGAGGACACACTCATAA ATACCCCTCTGGACTGCGAGGTGTCAGTGTGGTCTCCTTGGGGCTTGTGCAAAGGCAAGTGTGGAGACTCGGGCGTGCGGCACCGCACACGCTACGTCGTCATGCACCCGGCCAACAACGGATTAgcctgccccctgctggaggaggagaggaagtgcTCTCCGGACAACTGTTTATGA